One window of Microbacterium sp. Root61 genomic DNA carries:
- a CDS encoding sugar kinase gives MSTSIPTAGTDRAHPDRPPRAVAFGEALVVLVQTEPGPLEDAESFRRSLGGAETNVAIGLVAHGLPTTLLSRVGDDGFGRYVRAELERFGVDTSMIEVDPVRSTGVYVKEVGGATGSFTDLGPGRSAMHYYRAGSAGSHLSPALLDTPRVAATLDAATLVHTTGITPALSSHAAAAQRLLVDRSRSRSLVAFDLNWRPALWHGRIEHGRELLAGFLQTSDIALTGLDEASAVFGTRTADDIRRRFPEPRWLIVKNDGGAVSAYDGDERVDVDAHEVAVVEAIGAGDAFAAGLLAGLARGDALRDCVEHGHATAARALRTSSDHVAGGVR, from the coding sequence ATGAGCACGTCAATCCCGACGGCCGGAACGGATCGGGCACACCCCGACCGTCCGCCGCGCGCCGTCGCCTTCGGCGAGGCCCTGGTGGTGCTCGTCCAGACCGAGCCCGGGCCATTGGAGGACGCCGAGAGCTTCCGGCGGTCGCTGGGCGGAGCCGAGACCAACGTCGCGATCGGACTGGTCGCGCACGGCCTCCCGACGACGCTGCTCAGCCGCGTCGGCGACGACGGGTTCGGGCGTTACGTGCGCGCAGAGCTCGAGCGGTTCGGGGTGGACACGTCGATGATCGAGGTCGATCCGGTGCGATCCACGGGCGTGTACGTGAAGGAGGTCGGCGGTGCCACCGGCTCCTTCACCGACCTCGGGCCCGGCCGCAGCGCGATGCACTACTACCGCGCCGGATCGGCCGGCTCCCACCTCTCCCCCGCTCTGCTGGACACGCCGAGAGTGGCGGCGACGCTCGACGCTGCGACCCTCGTGCACACCACGGGCATCACCCCGGCGCTCTCGTCCCACGCCGCGGCCGCGCAGCGTCTCCTCGTGGATCGGTCGCGCTCGCGCAGCCTCGTCGCGTTCGACCTCAACTGGCGCCCGGCACTGTGGCACGGCCGCATCGAGCACGGGCGCGAGCTGCTGGCGGGCTTCCTGCAGACGAGCGACATCGCCCTCACCGGACTCGACGAGGCGTCCGCCGTGTTCGGCACCCGCACCGCCGACGACATCCGGCGGCGGTTCCCCGAGCCACGCTGGCTCATCGTCAAGAACGACGGGGGCGCGGTCAGCGCATACGACGGCGACGAGCGGGTGGATGTGGACGCGCACGAGGTCGCGGTCGTCGAGGCCATCGGCGCCGGCGACGCGTTCGCAGCCGGGCTGCTCGCCGGGCTCGCACGCGGAGACGCCTTGCGCGACTGCGTGGAGCACGGCCACGCGACCGCCGCACGGGCGCTGCGCACCTCCTCCGACCACGTCGCGGGAGGTGTGCGATGA
- a CDS encoding CHAT domain-containing protein, whose protein sequence is MARTPGELHSRAVELTIHGKYARALRALDEAAARVEDPDLDARILGTRAVILQRTGRPAEAEELCRRAMAMPGISAHTEAVLNGQLGALAVYGGRLDDAVRLLTASIVRLEDDSVAAARTRVNRSLVSLQLGRLEDATADLEAAITTFHAHGLPTDEGQARHNLGYVALLAGDLVAALHEMLAARPFAASSPVAAAVGDVDRAEVLRDAGLTTEAERILTRAATVFGSHRMPQSRAEAEFNLARSKLMHDPVAAGRLAAAAGRRFRALGNETWAARADAVRLRALLSGGGPAKVGERVPEPRRTPTAAEVELVASDLEARGFRSEAAALRMSRELWRARHAHDGPARMLRPPSTASMDVRLLAHEVRAARASARGRDGEARRHAAAGLETLGRWQRDFGSLDLQTSIGMHGNGLIFAGLAAAVRSRRPDVLFEWSERARHLSQQVVPVRPPPDPELAEDLAQLRMLRADDPTGAWLTDPRAAELQHRARERQWSATSSVTFEDHVGLEQLRAGLDEDTALIAYIFSGSALTALVVTRSREAVIDVTQWPAVRQALPGLRADLDMSATVRTGPLADVVRRSLDDRLARLSSALLDEAVAVAGDRRLVITVPGILNGVPWGMLPAMHGRTFTLAVSATAWLSRRETARVAPTTVALAVGPRVARGDEEVTAAASAWTSARLLRGSEATVDAVTTLAAEVDLLHIAAHGRHAADNALFSGLELADGALFGYDIDRMPRVPSVVVLSACEVGRSSVRWGEEAVGMTRVWLHAGTRAVIATPVIVADDVACELLGAMHEGLAVGLPPAAALAAASALTGLVSPFQTHGAGF, encoded by the coding sequence GTGGCGCGGACACCTGGGGAGTTGCACAGTCGTGCCGTCGAGCTGACGATCCACGGCAAGTACGCCCGGGCGCTGCGCGCGTTGGATGAGGCGGCCGCGCGCGTCGAGGACCCGGACCTGGACGCGCGCATCCTCGGGACGCGCGCCGTGATCCTGCAGCGCACGGGACGTCCGGCGGAGGCGGAAGAGCTGTGCCGTCGCGCCATGGCGATGCCCGGCATCTCCGCGCACACCGAGGCTGTGCTCAACGGGCAGCTGGGTGCGCTCGCGGTCTACGGCGGTCGGTTGGATGACGCCGTCCGGCTGCTGACCGCGTCGATCGTCCGCCTCGAGGACGACTCGGTCGCCGCCGCTCGTACGCGGGTGAACCGCAGTCTGGTGAGCCTGCAGCTCGGGCGCCTGGAGGATGCCACGGCCGACCTCGAAGCCGCGATCACGACGTTCCACGCCCACGGCCTGCCGACCGACGAAGGGCAGGCCCGCCACAACCTCGGCTACGTCGCCCTCCTGGCCGGCGACCTCGTCGCGGCGCTGCACGAGATGCTCGCTGCACGGCCGTTCGCGGCATCCTCTCCCGTCGCTGCCGCCGTCGGCGACGTCGACCGTGCCGAGGTGCTGCGCGATGCCGGCCTGACCACCGAGGCCGAGCGCATCCTGACCCGGGCCGCGACGGTGTTCGGCTCGCACCGGATGCCGCAGTCGCGGGCCGAGGCCGAGTTCAACCTCGCGCGCTCCAAGCTGATGCACGATCCGGTCGCCGCCGGCCGTCTGGCCGCCGCCGCCGGCCGTCGGTTCCGCGCCCTCGGGAACGAGACGTGGGCGGCGCGTGCCGACGCGGTCCGGTTGCGCGCACTCCTGTCCGGAGGCGGGCCGGCGAAGGTGGGCGAGCGGGTGCCCGAGCCCCGCCGCACCCCGACGGCCGCAGAGGTCGAGCTGGTCGCGTCCGACCTGGAGGCCCGCGGGTTCCGCAGCGAGGCGGCCGCGCTCCGGATGTCGCGGGAGCTGTGGCGTGCACGACACGCGCACGACGGCCCCGCGCGGATGCTCCGCCCACCGTCGACGGCGTCGATGGATGTGCGGCTGCTCGCCCACGAGGTCCGTGCGGCACGCGCGTCGGCGCGGGGGAGGGACGGCGAGGCCCGTCGTCATGCGGCGGCGGGGCTGGAGACGCTCGGGCGGTGGCAGCGGGACTTCGGCAGCCTCGACCTGCAGACCTCGATCGGGATGCACGGCAACGGACTGATCTTCGCGGGACTCGCCGCGGCGGTGCGGTCGCGGCGGCCCGACGTGCTGTTCGAGTGGTCCGAGCGCGCCCGCCACCTCAGCCAGCAGGTGGTGCCGGTGCGGCCGCCGCCCGACCCCGAGCTCGCGGAGGACCTGGCCCAGCTGCGGATGCTGCGCGCCGACGATCCGACCGGCGCGTGGCTCACCGACCCCCGGGCGGCTGAGCTGCAGCACCGTGCTCGCGAGCGGCAGTGGTCGGCGACGAGCTCGGTGACCTTCGAGGACCATGTCGGTCTGGAGCAGTTGCGCGCCGGACTGGACGAGGACACGGCGCTGATCGCCTACATCTTCTCCGGCTCGGCGCTGACGGCGCTGGTGGTCACCCGCTCTCGCGAGGCCGTCATCGACGTCACCCAGTGGCCCGCCGTGCGGCAGGCGCTGCCGGGGCTGCGCGCCGACCTCGACATGTCGGCGACGGTGCGGACCGGACCGCTGGCCGACGTCGTGCGACGGTCGTTGGACGATCGTCTCGCGCGGCTGTCCTCCGCGCTGCTCGACGAGGCCGTCGCCGTGGCCGGCGACCGGCGCCTGGTGATCACCGTCCCCGGCATCCTGAACGGGGTGCCGTGGGGGATGCTGCCCGCGATGCACGGACGCACCTTCACCCTCGCCGTCTCCGCGACCGCGTGGCTGAGCCGCCGCGAGACCGCGCGCGTCGCGCCGACGACGGTGGCTCTCGCCGTCGGTCCGCGGGTCGCCCGTGGAGACGAGGAAGTGACGGCCGCGGCATCCGCCTGGACGTCTGCGCGGCTGCTGCGCGGCTCGGAGGCGACGGTCGACGCCGTCACGACGCTGGCGGCCGAGGTGGACCTCCTGCACATCGCCGCCCACGGGCGCCACGCCGCCGACAACGCGCTGTTCTCCGGTCTCGAGCTGGCCGATGGTGCGTTGTTCGGGTACGACATCGATCGGATGCCGCGGGTCCCGTCGGTCGTCGTGCTGTCGGCGTGCGAGGTCGGGCGCTCCTCGGTGCGCTGGGGGGAGGAGGCGGTCGGGATGACGCGCGTCTGGCTGCACGCCGGCACCCGGGCCGTCATCGCCACCCCGGTCATCGTCGCGGACGACGTCGCCTGCGAACTGCTGGGGGCGATGCACGAGGGGCTGGCCGTCGGGCTTCCCCCGGCCGCGGCGTTGGCGGCGGCATCCGCTCTGACCGGACTCGTCTCCCCGTTCCAGACGCACGGCGCGGGCTTCTGA
- a CDS encoding alanine racemase, whose amino-acid sequence MNVLAVDDKSFPPDAWGLTVAEFLATAPPVSRFATPLLTLDQAAMSHNVRVMSAWVASHGLHLAPHGKTTMAPALWEMLTDAGAWGLTLATAWQAQVARSVGIGRLMVANAIVDPVALRWLASELSAHADVEISCWVDSLATVRVMEAVLREAGVPRPIPVIVELGAPGGRTGARSRAEALEVARAVAASDVLTVAGVGGYEGALAHDRAPSSVARVDAYLDDVRGLHEEVAAAGLYRPGVPPIVTVGGSAYFDRVAERLAPVADEAEVVLRSGAFQIHDDGFYAQISPMGMLPGTEPFRSAMHAWVRVVSHPEPGLVLLDGGKRDLSFDEGLPVPQRIVGLSAADSDRALAGSEITALNDQHGFLRLSPDALAAGAAEALPVGAVVRLGLSHPCTALDRWRRIPVVADANEDDPRVIDVVETRF is encoded by the coding sequence ATGAACGTGCTCGCCGTCGACGACAAGTCCTTCCCGCCCGACGCCTGGGGGCTGACGGTCGCCGAGTTCCTCGCCACTGCCCCGCCCGTGTCCCGGTTCGCCACTCCGCTGCTGACCCTCGACCAGGCGGCGATGAGCCACAACGTCCGCGTCATGTCCGCGTGGGTGGCCTCGCACGGCCTGCACCTCGCGCCGCACGGCAAGACCACGATGGCTCCCGCGCTCTGGGAGATGCTGACGGATGCCGGAGCCTGGGGACTCACCCTCGCCACTGCCTGGCAGGCGCAGGTCGCGCGCAGCGTCGGAATCGGTCGCCTCATGGTCGCGAACGCGATCGTGGATCCCGTCGCCCTGCGCTGGCTCGCGTCCGAGCTCTCGGCCCACGCCGATGTCGAGATCAGCTGCTGGGTCGACAGCCTCGCCACCGTGCGCGTGATGGAGGCCGTGCTGCGGGAAGCCGGGGTGCCGCGCCCGATCCCCGTGATCGTCGAGCTGGGTGCTCCCGGCGGGCGCACCGGAGCTCGGTCGCGCGCCGAAGCGCTCGAGGTCGCCCGGGCGGTCGCGGCATCCGACGTCCTCACCGTCGCCGGCGTCGGCGGATACGAAGGCGCGCTCGCGCATGACCGCGCCCCCTCATCCGTCGCCCGCGTGGACGCGTACCTCGATGACGTGCGCGGTCTGCACGAGGAGGTCGCCGCCGCCGGGCTGTATCGCCCGGGCGTTCCGCCGATCGTGACCGTGGGCGGCAGCGCCTATTTCGATCGCGTCGCCGAGCGGCTCGCGCCGGTGGCGGATGAGGCGGAGGTCGTGCTGCGCTCCGGGGCGTTCCAGATCCACGACGACGGCTTCTACGCGCAGATCTCACCGATGGGGATGCTGCCTGGCACCGAGCCGTTCCGTTCGGCCATGCATGCCTGGGTGCGGGTCGTGTCGCACCCGGAGCCGGGGCTGGTGCTGCTGGACGGCGGCAAGCGCGACCTGTCGTTCGATGAGGGACTGCCGGTTCCGCAGCGCATCGTCGGGCTGTCCGCGGCGGACAGCGATCGCGCCCTCGCCGGGAGTGAGATCACCGCGCTCAACGACCAGCACGGCTTCCTGAGGCTTTCCCCCGATGCGCTCGCGGCGGGTGCGGCCGAGGCACTGCCCGTCGGGGCCGTCGTCCGGCTCGGGCTCTCGCATCCGTGCACCGCGCTGGACCGCTGGCGGCGGATCCCGGTGGTGGCCGATGCGAACGAGGACGACCCCCGCGTGATCGATGTCGTCGAGACGCGATTCTGA
- a CDS encoding thermonuclease family protein gives MAHNSRRRGSLWSLIGVLALAAAIVLGWMVWTGGSPGDAEEDATTAPPAEEVPSRPADAFALTVNYVFDGDTIEATMVAPNDIVTTSNPIRIRLIGIDTPEGTPTPECWADEARAHLSELLPEGATVWAAPDSDTWDDYRRRLFNLWTDDGRFVNHELVVAGDAEAIRVWPNVRYYDLLSDAQRQAEASGVGQWGACG, from the coding sequence GTGGCACACAACTCCCGGCGACGCGGGTCGCTCTGGTCGCTGATCGGCGTGCTCGCACTCGCGGCCGCGATCGTCCTCGGATGGATGGTGTGGACCGGCGGATCCCCCGGCGACGCCGAAGAGGATGCCACCACCGCGCCTCCCGCCGAGGAAGTGCCGTCACGCCCCGCGGACGCGTTCGCCCTCACGGTGAACTACGTGTTCGACGGCGACACCATCGAGGCGACGATGGTCGCACCGAACGACATCGTGACGACCTCGAACCCGATCCGCATCCGGCTGATCGGCATCGACACGCCCGAGGGCACGCCGACGCCGGAGTGTTGGGCGGACGAGGCCCGCGCACATCTCAGCGAGCTGCTGCCCGAGGGCGCCACCGTGTGGGCGGCACCCGACAGCGACACGTGGGACGACTACCGGCGACGCCTGTTCAACCTCTGGACCGACGACGGCCGGTTCGTGAACCACGAACTCGTCGTGGCCGGCGACGCCGAGGCGATCCGGGTCTGGCCGAACGTGCGGTACTACGACCTGCTCAGCGATGCGCAGAGGCAGGCCGAGGCATCCGGAGTCGGCCAGTGGGGCGCGTGCGGCTGA
- a CDS encoding N-acyl-D-amino-acid deacylase family protein: MIHDPAPTTAIRGATVIDGTGAAGYPADVLVRDGRIARIHQPGATFAGDPAPPTIDATGLVLAPGFIDMHAHSDLAVLADRAHLAKISQGVTTEVLGQDGIGYAPVDDEVLPGIRLQIAGWNGRPELPIGWRSMAEYLERLSGGTATNTAVLVPQGNLRMLTVGQDDRPATPAELDAMCGILADSLAAGAVGLSSGLTYTPGMYADTAELTALCRVVAAAGGYFAPHTRSYGAGALDSYAEMIRIARDSGCALHLTHATLNFSSNTDSAPEFLDMIDQALADGIDLTLDSYPYLPGATTLAALLPSRLAQGGPDALLDRLASGTERAALVDAFEVAGSDGFHGERADWSRIQISGVVAPELAPYVGRTIADIAGGEDADPVDVVTRILLADRLATGILMHVGHEHNVQAVMRHPQHAGGSDGILVGDRPHPRAWGTFPRYLSRYVRELGVLSLEEAIRHLSGTPARRLGLTDRGLVREGYAADLVLFDPRTVHDTATFEAPRQAATGIVAVLVNGRVAYRDGIRTDVLAGTVLRPTPPSTTGTRS; this comes from the coding sequence ATGATCCACGACCCCGCTCCGACGACCGCGATCCGCGGTGCCACCGTCATCGACGGCACCGGGGCCGCGGGGTACCCCGCCGACGTCCTCGTGCGCGACGGGCGGATCGCCCGGATCCACCAGCCTGGCGCGACCTTCGCGGGCGATCCCGCACCGCCCACGATCGACGCGACCGGACTCGTGCTCGCGCCCGGGTTCATCGACATGCACGCCCACTCGGACCTGGCGGTGCTCGCCGATCGCGCCCACCTGGCGAAGATCAGCCAGGGTGTGACGACCGAAGTGCTCGGCCAGGACGGCATCGGGTACGCCCCGGTCGACGACGAGGTGCTCCCCGGTATCCGACTGCAGATCGCGGGCTGGAACGGCCGTCCGGAGCTGCCGATCGGGTGGCGGAGCATGGCCGAGTACCTCGAGCGGCTGTCCGGCGGCACGGCCACCAACACCGCGGTGCTCGTGCCGCAGGGCAACCTGCGGATGCTGACCGTCGGGCAGGACGACCGGCCGGCCACCCCCGCCGAGCTCGATGCGATGTGCGGCATCCTCGCCGACAGCCTCGCGGCCGGGGCGGTCGGGCTCTCCAGCGGCCTCACCTACACCCCCGGCATGTACGCCGACACGGCCGAGCTGACCGCGCTGTGCCGCGTCGTCGCGGCGGCCGGCGGGTACTTCGCGCCGCACACCCGCTCGTACGGTGCAGGGGCGCTCGACTCCTACGCCGAGATGATCCGCATCGCGCGCGACAGCGGGTGCGCCCTCCATCTCACCCACGCGACGCTCAACTTCAGCTCCAACACCGACTCGGCGCCGGAGTTCCTCGACATGATCGACCAGGCGCTCGCGGACGGCATCGACCTCACGCTCGACTCGTATCCGTACCTGCCCGGCGCGACGACGCTGGCCGCGCTGCTGCCCAGCCGGCTGGCGCAGGGCGGGCCCGACGCCCTGCTCGACCGCCTCGCGTCCGGTACGGAGCGGGCGGCGCTGGTCGACGCGTTCGAGGTGGCCGGCAGCGACGGCTTCCACGGCGAGCGCGCGGACTGGTCGCGCATCCAGATCTCCGGCGTCGTCGCACCCGAGCTCGCACCGTACGTGGGGCGCACGATCGCCGACATCGCCGGGGGCGAGGATGCGGATCCCGTGGATGTGGTCACCCGCATCCTGCTCGCCGACCGCCTGGCCACCGGCATCCTGATGCACGTCGGTCACGAGCACAACGTGCAGGCCGTGATGCGGCATCCGCAGCACGCCGGCGGCAGCGATGGCATCCTCGTCGGCGACCGGCCGCACCCGCGGGCGTGGGGCACGTTCCCGCGCTACCTGTCGCGCTACGTGCGCGAACTCGGCGTCCTGAGCCTCGAAGAGGCCATCCGCCACCTGAGTGGAACCCCTGCCCGGCGGCTCGGGCTGACCGACCGCGGACTCGTGCGGGAGGGCTACGCCGCCGACCTGGTGCTGTTCGATCCGCGCACGGTGCACGACACCGCGACGTTCGAGGCCCCACGGCAGGCGGCGACGGGCATCGTCGCGGTGCTCGTGAACGGCCGCGTCGCCTACCGCGACGGCATCCGCACCGACGTCCTCGCCGGTACCGTGCTGCGCCCGACCCCACCCTCGACGACAGGAACCCGCTCGTGA
- a CDS encoding DUF1304 domain-containing protein, which translates to MIAIIATVFGALAALLHVYIFVMESVQWTQPRVWKRFGVADQAAADITKPMAYNQGFYNLFLAIGAVLGIVLFWAGGPGTVADVAGRTLVLFSLGSMLAAALVLTTSGAKYLRPALVQGTLPLIGFVLFLFA; encoded by the coding sequence ATGATCGCGATCATCGCCACCGTCTTCGGAGCACTCGCCGCGCTGCTGCACGTCTACATCTTCGTGATGGAGAGCGTGCAGTGGACCCAGCCCCGAGTCTGGAAGCGCTTCGGCGTCGCGGACCAGGCGGCCGCCGACATCACCAAGCCGATGGCGTACAACCAGGGGTTCTACAACCTGTTCCTGGCCATCGGCGCGGTCCTCGGCATCGTGCTTTTCTGGGCCGGTGGTCCGGGGACCGTCGCGGATGTCGCCGGCCGCACGCTGGTGCTGTTCAGCCTCGGCTCGATGCTCGCGGCGGCGCTCGTGCTCACGACCTCGGGCGCTAAGTACCTGCGCCCCGCGCTCGTGCAGGGCACGCTCCCGCTGATCGGGTTCGTGCTGTTCCTGTTCGCCTGA
- a CDS encoding SDR family oxidoreductase: MSRTYVITGAASGIGQATSQLLVERGHRVIGVDIRDADVVADLSTTEGREAMVAGVTAASGGVIDGVIANAGLSVPQAVTVAVNFFGAVATLEGLRPLLERSDAPRAVATASMASLYPPDDALLEALRLGDENAALARAAELEASPQHANLIYGTSKRALAQWIRRAAPTPEWAGAGIPLNAVGPGVVATPMTAGLTTTAEDRDALLQQVPMPLNGIFGPRDVAYLLAWLTSEENAHLCGQVVFIDGGSDAVMRGDSTW, encoded by the coding sequence ATGTCCCGCACCTACGTCATCACCGGAGCCGCGAGCGGCATCGGCCAGGCGACATCCCAACTGCTCGTCGAGCGTGGTCACCGCGTGATCGGGGTCGACATCAGAGATGCCGACGTCGTCGCGGATCTGTCCACCACCGAGGGCCGCGAGGCGATGGTGGCCGGCGTCACCGCAGCGAGTGGCGGCGTGATCGATGGGGTCATCGCCAACGCCGGGCTGTCGGTCCCCCAGGCCGTCACCGTGGCCGTGAACTTCTTCGGGGCGGTCGCGACGCTGGAGGGACTGCGTCCGCTGCTGGAACGCTCGGATGCGCCGCGGGCCGTGGCCACGGCATCCATGGCCTCCCTGTATCCGCCGGATGACGCACTGCTGGAAGCCCTGCGCCTCGGCGACGAGAACGCCGCCCTTGCTCGAGCCGCCGAGCTGGAGGCATCGCCGCAGCATGCGAACCTCATCTACGGCACATCCAAGCGCGCGCTCGCACAGTGGATCCGTCGCGCTGCTCCCACCCCCGAGTGGGCCGGCGCGGGCATTCCCCTCAACGCCGTCGGCCCGGGCGTCGTCGCGACCCCGATGACGGCCGGGCTGACCACGACCGCGGAGGACCGCGACGCGCTGCTGCAGCAGGTGCCGATGCCGCTGAACGGCATCTTCGGACCGCGGGATGTCGCGTATCTGCTGGCCTGGCTGACCAGCGAGGAGAACGCGCATCTGTGCGGACAGGTCGTCTTCATCGACGGCGGATCGGACGCCGTGATGCGCGGCGACTCCACCTGGTAG
- a CDS encoding LysR substrate-binding domain-containing protein → MAKSGNSSGKKRDAAPARPTKGKLTRGAQLAASKGGKPGVKGAKPGAKGGKPGTPAKGRAPKRPAATPVAPESETLAPAAVFRLGMVPGATPGKWIDAWHERMPMTAIELEPIELRDQHDRLRDGGIDAALVRLPLTMDGLSVIPLYDEVAVVMMNADSSLTVAEELDLADLAGEIVIAPLDDVYGLEVAGAVAPAFEPPADTAEAVATVAAGVGVLIVPLSLARLHRRKDAPHRRLRDGPTSTVALAWPTDRTTPEVEAFIGIVRGRTANSSRA, encoded by the coding sequence ATGGCGAAGAGCGGCAATTCCTCAGGCAAGAAGCGGGATGCCGCACCCGCTCGTCCCACCAAGGGCAAGCTGACGCGCGGCGCACAGCTGGCGGCGTCGAAAGGCGGCAAGCCCGGGGTGAAGGGCGCCAAGCCCGGCGCCAAGGGTGGCAAGCCCGGCACTCCGGCGAAGGGCAGAGCCCCTAAGCGCCCCGCCGCGACACCGGTCGCGCCGGAGTCCGAGACGCTCGCACCCGCTGCGGTGTTCCGTCTGGGCATGGTCCCGGGGGCGACTCCCGGCAAGTGGATCGACGCCTGGCACGAGCGCATGCCCATGACGGCGATCGAGCTCGAGCCGATCGAGCTGCGCGACCAGCACGACCGTCTGCGCGACGGCGGGATCGATGCGGCCCTCGTACGACTGCCCCTCACGATGGACGGACTGTCCGTCATTCCGCTGTATGACGAGGTCGCCGTCGTCATGATGAACGCCGATTCGTCGCTCACCGTCGCGGAGGAGCTCGATCTCGCCGACCTCGCCGGGGAGATCGTCATCGCCCCGCTCGACGACGTCTACGGCCTCGAAGTCGCCGGAGCCGTCGCCCCCGCCTTCGAGCCGCCCGCCGACACGGCCGAGGCGGTCGCCACGGTCGCCGCGGGTGTCGGGGTGCTGATCGTGCCGCTGTCGCTCGCGCGACTGCACCGTCGCAAGGACGCCCCGCACCGCCGGCTCCGCGACGGACCCACCTCGACGGTGGCGCTGGCCTGGCCCACCGACCGCACGACCCCCGAGGTCGAGGCGTTCATCGGCATCGTCCGCGGGCGCACCGCCAACTCGTCCCGCGCCTGA
- a CDS encoding transferase, translated as MGKNYVDIENDLGETLRYRKHVNGRGLIAHGAKVHPSAIVDSGAYVEPGVQIAAGAHVGRGVWVESGAIIGPDAEIAPLAHIGSRAAIGAGAKIGVRTQVGTDARVAVGSLIGDDEIIADGERVATDRRGLRLAA; from the coding sequence GTGGGCAAGAACTACGTCGACATCGAGAACGACCTGGGCGAGACGCTGCGCTATCGCAAGCACGTCAACGGTCGGGGTTTGATCGCGCACGGCGCCAAGGTGCACCCAAGCGCGATCGTGGACAGCGGAGCGTATGTCGAGCCCGGCGTGCAGATCGCGGCGGGCGCACACGTCGGACGCGGTGTCTGGGTCGAATCCGGCGCCATCATCGGGCCCGACGCCGAGATCGCCCCCCTCGCCCACATCGGCTCGCGTGCGGCCATCGGCGCCGGCGCCAAGATCGGCGTGCGCACCCAGGTCGGCACCGACGCCCGGGTAGCCGTCGGCTCGCTCATCGGCGACGACGAGATCATCGCCGACGGCGAGCGCGTCGCCACCGACCGTCGCGGACTGCGCCTGGCCGCCTGA
- a CDS encoding IclR family transcriptional regulator, giving the protein MNQSVARSLELLIALQDGPRTLEECATRLGVHKSTVLRLLQTMEAERFVTHDAQHRYRLGSRLFDLANAALSQRDVRAVIRPHIEQLSALTGQTVHLAAYESGEVVYIDKIDARDGIRMSSRVGSRAPLHCTAVAKVLVADLPEAQRVRIAAEIDYQRYTDQTILDPERYLAELEHARADGYAQDRREHESFITCIAAPIRDGSGAVVAAASLSVPHVTLDERGVFALRPLLLQATLAASIDLGWAPAPEIPPAEGASE; this is encoded by the coding sequence ATGAACCAGAGCGTCGCGCGATCCCTCGAGCTGCTCATCGCCCTGCAGGACGGCCCCCGCACCCTCGAGGAATGCGCCACCCGGCTGGGGGTGCACAAGTCGACAGTGCTGCGGCTGCTGCAGACGATGGAGGCGGAGCGCTTCGTCACCCACGACGCGCAGCACCGCTATCGGCTCGGCAGCCGCCTGTTCGACCTCGCGAATGCAGCGCTGAGCCAGCGCGACGTGCGCGCGGTGATCCGTCCGCACATCGAGCAGCTGAGCGCACTGACCGGACAGACCGTGCATCTGGCCGCGTACGAATCCGGCGAAGTGGTCTACATCGACAAGATCGACGCCCGCGACGGCATCCGGATGTCCTCGCGCGTCGGCTCCCGCGCGCCCCTGCACTGCACGGCGGTGGCCAAGGTGCTCGTGGCTGATCTGCCCGAGGCACAGCGGGTGCGGATCGCCGCAGAGATCGACTACCAGCGGTACACCGACCAGACGATCCTCGACCCCGAGCGCTATCTCGCCGAGCTGGAACACGCCCGCGCCGACGGCTACGCGCAGGACCGACGGGAGCACGAGTCGTTCATCACGTGCATCGCCGCACCGATCCGCGACGGCAGCGGCGCCGTCGTGGCCGCGGCATCCCTCTCCGTCCCCCACGTCACCCTCGACGAGCGCGGCGTCTTCGCCTTGCGCCCACTGCTGTTGCAGGCCACCCTGGCCGCGTCGATCGACCTGGGCTGGGCACCAGCACCCGAGATCCCCCCTGCTGAAGGAGCATCCGAATGA
- a CDS encoding RidA family protein produces MTDVKTRVSTTGAPAPAHTFSQGVRKGPIVQVSGQGPVDPISGEYLHAGDVAAQTLRTLENVKAIVEASGATFDDVVMLRVYLTTRDDFALMNEAYGEFVSAHTPSGVLPSRTTVFTGLPRAEMLVEIDGLAVV; encoded by the coding sequence ATGACCGATGTCAAGACCCGCGTCTCCACCACCGGCGCGCCCGCGCCCGCCCACACGTTCTCGCAGGGCGTGCGCAAGGGCCCGATCGTGCAGGTGTCCGGGCAAGGACCGGTCGATCCCATCTCGGGCGAGTATCTGCACGCGGGGGATGTCGCCGCCCAGACGCTGCGGACGCTGGAGAACGTGAAGGCGATCGTCGAGGCGTCCGGCGCCACCTTCGACGACGTCGTCATGCTGCGCGTGTACCTCACCACCCGCGACGACTTCGCTCTGATGAACGAGGCGTACGGCGAGTTCGTCTCCGCGCACACCCCCAGCGGCGTGCTGCCGTCGCGCACGACGGTCTTCACCGGCCTGCCCCGCGCCGAGATGCTGGTCGAGATCGACGGCCTCGCCGTCGTCTGA